In one Corallococcus sp. EGB genomic region, the following are encoded:
- a CDS encoding TolC family protein encodes MRSLPLTLSLCVLPVVAGAQAASQPQAPAAQAPADTRAPASTPRSPATPATPPAVQQSLSMSEAPEGRVITLADAEALARQNQPALRSAQASTDAAYARVDQSFSSFLPQVSANAGYTFGTSNRAVIQNVPGSDTGVVSNSTRRFSGSVTANQLIYDFGKTKGRYSASKESAGAQESSQQQVIQDALRNVRTAYFNVLTQKALLGVARETLQSEEARLNQVSASVQVGTRPEIDLLQQRTAKANAQVALIRAQNAYATAKAQLNQTMGVETATDFTVQDVTVAAIPGEDEVLDALVKRALESRPDVAARERQIAAQESQVKVTKAGHLPSLSATGNLSDVGENPFNGATLSAQGGIQLSWSLFQGGLVNAQTREANANLRDLQAQKDSLRQQVRLQVEQARLNVVATREALTAADEAQMNARERLRLAEGRYRAGVGNIIEVSDAQVAFTNAAAQQVQATYDLATSRAELARALGTVELNTLASR; translated from the coding sequence ATGCGGTCGCTTCCGTTGACGCTTTCGTTGTGTGTCCTGCCCGTGGTCGCGGGGGCCCAGGCGGCCTCGCAGCCCCAGGCCCCGGCCGCCCAGGCTCCGGCGGACACCCGGGCTCCGGCCTCGACGCCGCGGAGCCCGGCGACGCCCGCGACGCCCCCGGCCGTGCAGCAGTCCCTGTCGATGTCCGAGGCCCCCGAGGGGCGCGTCATCACCCTGGCGGACGCGGAGGCGCTGGCGCGGCAGAACCAGCCGGCGCTGCGCTCGGCGCAGGCGAGCACCGACGCGGCGTACGCCCGGGTGGATCAGTCCTTCTCCAGCTTCCTGCCGCAGGTGAGCGCCAACGCGGGCTACACGTTCGGCACCAGCAACCGGGCCGTCATCCAGAACGTGCCGGGCAGCGACACCGGCGTGGTGTCCAACTCCACGCGGCGCTTCAGCGGCAGCGTCACCGCCAACCAGCTCATCTACGACTTCGGCAAGACGAAGGGCCGCTACAGCGCGTCGAAGGAGTCCGCGGGCGCGCAGGAGAGCTCGCAGCAGCAGGTGATCCAGGACGCGCTGCGAAACGTGCGCACGGCGTACTTCAACGTCCTCACGCAGAAGGCCCTGCTGGGCGTGGCGCGCGAGACGCTCCAGAGCGAGGAGGCCCGGCTCAACCAGGTGAGCGCGTCCGTGCAGGTGGGCACGCGGCCGGAGATCGACCTGCTCCAGCAGCGCACCGCGAAGGCCAACGCGCAGGTGGCGCTCATCCGCGCGCAGAACGCCTACGCCACCGCGAAGGCGCAGCTCAACCAGACCATGGGCGTGGAGACGGCCACGGACTTCACCGTGCAGGACGTGACGGTGGCGGCCATCCCGGGCGAGGACGAGGTGCTGGACGCGCTGGTGAAGCGCGCGCTGGAGTCCCGGCCCGACGTCGCCGCGCGCGAGCGGCAGATCGCCGCGCAGGAGTCACAGGTGAAGGTGACGAAGGCCGGCCACCTGCCCAGCTTGAGCGCCACGGGCAACCTGTCCGACGTGGGGGAGAACCCGTTCAACGGCGCCACGCTGAGCGCGCAGGGCGGCATCCAGCTGAGCTGGTCGCTGTTCCAGGGCGGGCTCGTCAACGCGCAGACGCGCGAGGCCAACGCCAACCTGCGCGACCTCCAGGCGCAGAAGGACTCGCTCCGGCAGCAGGTGCGGCTCCAGGTGGAGCAGGCCCGGCTCAACGTGGTGGCCACGCGCGAGGCGCTCACCGCCGCGGACGAGGCCCAGATGAACGCCCGCGAGCGGCTGCGGCTGGCGGAAGGGCGCTACCGCGCGGGCGTGGGCAACATCATCGAGGTGAGCGACGCGCAGGTGGCCTTCACCAACGCCGCCGCCCAGCAGGTGCAGGCGACGTATGACCTGGCCACCTCCCGCGCGGAGCTGGCGCGCGCCCTGGGCACGGTGGAGCTCAACACCCTGGCGTCTCGCTAG
- a CDS encoding ABC transporter permease, which produces MNILETVILALRALLRSKTRSVLTALGIIIGVGAVIAMVAIGDGAKASVQKVFDSMGTNLLIILPGSSKSGGARGGFGSQPTITWDDLEAVRTQVPTVRGAAPEMRSNAQVFSEDQNWNTSIIGTTVDYFTVRSWTMALGAHFTDADNEAGAKVAVLGQTVVDNLYGKGFNPVGQVIRINKTPFTVMGVTAPKGQSPVGQDFDNTVFVPATTFKRQVQAQSLGAYITGAVFVQAVSADLTARAQADVSNLLRERHRLGENDPDDFDVRNLAEVASGQQQSTETLSLLLAAIAAVSLVVGGIGIMNIMLVSVTERTREIGVRVAVGARPRDILAQFLIEALTLAVLGGIIGAAVGLGVAKLLAAQFGWPMLVRPDVALLAIVFSGLVGVVFGLYPARKASLLDPIDALRYE; this is translated from the coding sequence ATGAACATCCTGGAAACAGTCATCCTGGCGCTCCGGGCGCTCTTGCGCTCCAAGACGCGCTCGGTGCTCACCGCGCTGGGCATCATCATCGGCGTGGGCGCGGTCATCGCCATGGTGGCCATTGGCGACGGCGCGAAGGCCAGCGTGCAGAAGGTCTTCGACTCCATGGGCACCAACCTGCTCATCATCCTGCCGGGCTCGTCCAAGTCCGGTGGCGCGCGAGGCGGCTTCGGCAGCCAGCCCACCATCACCTGGGATGACCTGGAGGCCGTGCGCACGCAGGTGCCCACCGTGCGCGGCGCGGCGCCGGAGATGCGCTCCAACGCGCAGGTGTTCAGCGAGGACCAGAACTGGAACACCAGCATCATCGGCACGACGGTGGACTACTTCACCGTGCGCAGCTGGACCATGGCGCTGGGCGCGCACTTCACGGACGCGGACAACGAGGCGGGCGCGAAGGTGGCGGTGCTGGGCCAGACGGTGGTGGACAACCTCTACGGCAAGGGCTTCAACCCCGTGGGGCAGGTCATCCGCATCAACAAGACGCCCTTCACCGTGATGGGCGTGACGGCGCCCAAGGGCCAGTCGCCCGTGGGCCAGGACTTCGACAACACGGTGTTCGTGCCGGCCACCACGTTCAAGCGGCAGGTGCAGGCGCAGAGCCTGGGCGCGTACATCACCGGCGCGGTGTTCGTGCAGGCGGTGAGCGCGGACCTCACGGCCAGGGCCCAGGCGGACGTGTCGAACCTGCTGCGCGAGCGCCACCGCCTGGGGGAGAACGACCCGGACGACTTCGACGTGCGCAACCTGGCGGAGGTGGCCAGCGGTCAGCAGCAGAGCACGGAGACGCTGAGCCTGCTGCTCGCGGCCATCGCGGCGGTGTCGCTGGTGGTGGGCGGCATCGGCATCATGAACATCATGCTGGTGAGCGTCACCGAACGGACGCGCGAGATTGGCGTGCGCGTGGCGGTGGGCGCGCGGCCGCGAGACATCCTGGCGCAGTTCCTCATCGAGGCGCTGACGCTGGCGGTGCTGGGCGGCATCATCGGCGCGGCCGTGGGCCTGGGCGTGGCGAAGCTGCTCGCCGCGCAGTTCGGCTGGCCCATGCTGGTCCGTCCTGACGTCGCGCTGCTGGCCATCGTGTTCAGCGGCCTGGTCGGGGTCGTCTTCGGGCTGTACCCGGCGCGCAAGGCGAGCCTGTTGGATCCCATCGATGCACTGAGGTACGAGTGA